DNA from Cupriavidus necator N-1:
TCGACGCCACCCGCGTGACGCTGCTGGTGTTTGCCATCTCCGGCGCGCTGGCCGCAATCGCCGCCACGCTCTACGCCCCGATCAACCTGGTCTACCCCAGCATGGGCAACCTGGTGATCACCAAGGCCTTCGTCATCATCATCCTGGGCGGCATGGGCAGCATCCCCGGCGCCATCGTCGGCGGGCTGATCATCGGCATGGCCGAGAGCTTCGGCGGCTTCTACGTTTCCACCGACTACAAGGACATCATCGCCTTCGTGCTGCTGGTGGTGATCCTGTCTATCCGGCCGCAGGGCCTGTTTGCCGGCAAGACAGCCTGAGGAGACTCCAGACATGAAAGCACTGCAAGGAAAAACCGGCTGGACGCTGCTGCTGGCGCTGGCCATCGCCTTCCCGCTGATCACGCCCAACAGCTACTACCTGACCGTGATGACGCTGGCCTTCATCTACGCCATCGCCACGCTCGGGCTGAATCTGATCACCGGCTACACCGGGCAGCTGAACCTGGCCCATGGCGGCTTCATGGCCATCGGCGCCTATACACTGGGCATCCTGACGGTGGACCACCAGGTGCCGTTCTGGCTGGCATTCGTGCTGGCCGGCGCGATCTGCATGGTGCTGGGCTATGTGATCGGCGTGGTGTCGCTGCGCCTGAAGGGCCATTACTTCTCGATCTTCACCATGTGCGTGGGCTACATCATCTACCTGCTGATCGAGAAGTGGGAAAGCCTGACGCATGGCACGGTGGGCCTGATCGGCATCCCGGTGCCGGCCGCGATCGGGCCGCTCAGCTTTGACAGCGTGCAGGCGCAGTACTACCTGGTGCTGTTCTTCCTGGCGGTCGGCACCTTCCTGATGCACCGCATAGTCACCTCGCTGCTGGGCCGCAGCTTCATGGCGGTGCGCAACAGCGACGCCCTGGCCGAGGCGCTGGGCATCAACCTGATGCGCACCAAGGTACTGTCGTTCGTGCTGTCGGTGGGCTACGCCGGCTTTGCCGGTGCGCTGTACGCCGGGCAGGTGCGCTTCCTGGGGCCGGATATCGCCCGCACCGACCTGACCTTCGACATGGTGATGTCGATGCTGGTGGGCGGCATCGGCACCATCTTCGGGCCGCTGCTGGGGGCGGTGCTGGTGCCGTGGATCACGCAGTCGCTGCAGTTCATGCAGGACTACCGCATGCTGGTGTTCGGCCCGGTGCTGATCCTGCTGATCATTTTCGTGCCGGACGGCATCGTGGGTTCCTGGCTGAAGAAGCAGGCGCGCAAGGCAGCCGCCGCACGGCGCGGCAAGCCGGCGCAGAACGCCAGCGCCCCTGCAGTATCGACCACCCGCGCCGGAGCCGACCATGCTTGAAATCCGCAACCTGACCAAGAAATTCGGCGGCCTGACCGCGGTGCACGATGTCTCGGTGACCTTCGAGCAAGGCCATATCAACGCCATCATCGGCCCCAACGGCGCCGGCAAGACCACCTTCTTCAACCTGGTGGCAGGCACGCATGCGCCCAGTTCCGGCCAGATCCTGTTCAAGGGCCAGGACGTGGCCGGCCTGCGCGCCGACCAGATCGCGCGCCTGGGCGTGGCCCGCACCTTCCAGGCCACGGCGCTGTTCGACCGCGCCACGGTGCTCGACAACCTGATCGTCGGCCACCGCCTGCGCACCCACTCGGGCCTGCGCGACGTGCTGTTCAACACGCGCCGCCTGCGTGAAGAAGAGCGCCTGTGCCGCGACAAGGCCGAAGCCGCGCTGGACTTCGTCGGCCTGTCGCACCTGGCGCATGAGGTCGCCGCCGACATCACGCAAGAGGCGCGCAAGCGCGTGGCCTTTGCGCTGGGGCTGGCGACCGACCCGGAACTGCTGCTACTGGACGAACCAGCCGGCGGCGTGAACCCGGAAGAGACCGTGGGCCTGGCCGAGCTGATCCGCAAGATGGTGCGCCATGGCAAGACCGTATGCCTGATCGAACACAAGATGGACATGATCATGCGCCTGGCAGACAAGATCATGGTGCTGAACTACGGCGAGAAGATTGCCGAAGGCACGCCCGCGCAGATCCAGCAGGATCCGCATGTCATCGAGGCCTACCTGGGAGCCGACCATGTTGCAGCTTGAACGCGTCTCGCTGTCGTACGGCAGCTTCCGTGCCCTCGACAACATCACCCTGCACGCCCGCGCCGGCGAGCTGGTGGTGCTGCTGGGTGCCAACGGCGCCGGCAAGAGCTCGATCTTCCTGGCGATGAGCGCGATCCACCGCATCAGCGGCGGCAGCATGCGCTTTGACGGGCGCGAGCTGTCGGGCATGAAGCCGTCGCAGATCGTTCAGGCCGGGCTGGTGCACTGCCCGGAGGGCCGCAAGCTGTTCCCGGCGATGAGCGTGGAGAAGAACCTGGTGCTGGGCGCCTACGTGCACCGGCGCGATGGCGCGGGCATCCGCAAGACGCTGGAAGAGGTCTATGAACTGTTCCCGATCCTGCGGCAGAAGAAGGACGATGCGGCCGGCTCGCTGTCCGGCGGGCAGCAGCAGATGGTGGCACTGGGCCGCGCCCTGATGAGCCGCCCGCGCGCGCTGTTGCTGGACGAACCGTCGCTGGGTCTGGCGCCGCTGGTGGTCAAGCAGATGTTCGAGATCATCCAGCGAATCAACCGCGCCGGCACCACCGTGCTGCTGGCCGAGCAGAACGCCTACGCGGCGCTGGGGATCGCGCATCGCGCCTATGTGATCGAGAGCGGGCGCATCGTGATGGAAGGGGATCGGGATACGTTGCTGAAGGATGAGGGGATTCGGAAGGCGTATATCGGGGGGTAGGTTCAGAGGAGCCGGCCCGCGACAGCAAGACACAACCAGACCTAGCAAGCGCAGTACTTTCAGGAGACAAGACAATGCAAAGCAAGATCATGCGCCGAATCTTCCCGCTGGCCGCCACCGCCGTGGCCGCCATGCTGGCCTCTGGCACCGCACTGGCGCAGGAAGTGGTCAAGATCGGCTATACCGGGCCGCTGTCCGGCGGCGCCGCGCTGTATGGCAAGAACGTGCTGTCGGGCGTGCAGATGGCGGTGGACGAGATCAATGCATCCGGCCTGGAAGTCAAGGGCAAGAAGGTCAAGCTGGAGGTGGTGGCGCTGGACGACAAGTACTCGCCCGCCGAGGCCGCCATCAACGGGCGCCGCCTGGTGCAGCAGCACAAGACCCCGGCGGTGTTCGTGCCCCATTCGGGCGGCATCTTCGCGCTGCAGGCCTTCAATGAGCAGGAGAAGTTCCTGGTGATGGCCTACTCCAGCGTGCCGCGCATCACCGACGCCGGCAACAAGCTGACCATCCGCATCCCGCCCGCGTACACCGGCTATATCGAGCCCTTCGTCAAGGCGCAGATGAAGCGCTACGGCAAGAACGTGGCGCTGGCCCCGGCCGACCACGACTACGCCAAGGCCTGGGTGCAGGCCTTCGTGCCGGCGTGGGAATCGGCCGGCGGCAAGGTGGTGGCCAACAATCCGATGTCATACACCAAGGCCACCGACTTCTACAGCGGCGTGTCGCGCGCGATGAGCGAGAAGCCGGACGTGATGTTCGTCGGCGGCCCGTCGGAGCCGACCGCACTGGTGGTCAAGCAGGCGCGCGAACTGGGCTTCAAGGGCGGCTTTATCGTGATGGACCAAGCCAAGATGGATGAAATGGCCAAGGTCACCAACGGCCTGGGCATGCTGGAAGGTTCCATCGGCGTGCTGCCGCTGGTCAACGACAGCCGCCCCGCCGCGCAGAACTTCAACGCCAGGTACAAGAAGCTGCATGACGGGCGCGATGCCACCACCGAGATGTCGCTGAACTACACCATGGTGTACGCGCTGGCCGGTGCGATGAAGCTGGCCGGCACCACCAGCGACGCGGCAGCGATCCGGGCGAAGATGCCCGACGCGGTCAAGGGGCTGGCCAAGGAGGTCAACCCCAACGAAGTCGATGGCATCGACGCCAAGGGCGGGTCGATGGCCGACACCATCGTCGGCTGGGTGCAGAACGGCAAGATTTCGCAGGTCCGGTTGTCGGAGCTGGCGAAGTAAGCCAGGCTGGGGCGCCGCCCGCGCGGCGCCGCGCAAGAACAAACCCCCGCAGGCCGCGAGGCCTGCGGGGGTTTCTGCCTTACGGGCTCCGTCAAGCGGGCCGTGCTACTGCCGGCGATCGCCGTCGCGCCCGTTGCGCGCCTCCATCCGCCCGCGTCAGTTCTGGGCGCGCTGTTGCTGTTGCTGCTGCTGGCGCTGCTGCTCCATCTGCTGCCGCTGGCGCTCCTGCATCTGCCGTTGCTGGTCCTGCTGGTGCCGCTGCTGCTCCTGCGTCGCACGCTGCTGCTCCTGCGCGGCACGCTGCTGCTCCTGCATGTGGCGCTGCTGCTGTTCCGCCTGCTGGCGCTGCATGGCCTGCTGCCGTTGCTGCTCCTGCGCCTGGCGTTGCTGCTCCTGCATCTGCCGTTGTTGTGCCATCTGCTGGCGCTGGGCCGCCTCGGCCTGCCGCTGCTGCGCCTCCTGCATTTGCCGCTGCTGCTCGAAACGCTGGCGCTGCATCTCCTGGCTCTGCCGCTGCTGCTCGGCCATCTGGCGCTGGCGCTCCACCTGCTGGCGCTGCTGGTCGGCGGCCTGGCGTTGCTGGGCTTCGGACTGGCGCTGTTGCTCCATCTGCTGGCGCTGGATGTCCTGCGCCTGGCGTTGCCGCGATTCCTGCATCTGCCGTTGCTGCTGGGCTTCGGACTGGCGCTGTTGTTCCATCTGCTGGCGCTGGGTGTCTTGCGCCTGGCGCTGCCGCGATTCCTGCATCTGCCGTTGCTGCTGGGCTTCGGACTGGCGCTGTTGCTCCATCTGCTGGCGCTGGACGTCTTGCGTCTGGCGCTGCCGTGATTCCTGCATCTGCCGTTGCTGCTGGGCCTCCTGCATCTGGCGCTGTTGCTGGGCATCCTGCATCTGCCGTTGCTGCTCAAAGCGCTGCCGCTGCATGTCCTGCGATTGCCGCGCCGGATCGGGACGGTCCTGCCCATCCGCCCACTGGCGCTGTTGCATGCGCTGCTGATCCTGCTGGCGCTGCTGGTCGCGGGCCTGGTCCTGCCACTGGCGTTGCTGGGCGTCGCGTTGCTGGGCATCGCGTTGCTGGGCCTCGTGCTGTTGCCGCTGCAGATCAGGCCCCTGCCGCTGCTGCTCGCGCAGCGCGCGCTGCTGTTCCCGCTGCTGTTCCATCTGCTGGCGCTGCAAAGCCTGCTGCTGTTCGCGCTGCATGCCCTGCGCCTGCCGTTGCGCGTCGGCCGGTCCGCCCGGCTGGCCCGGCTGGCCAACAAAGCCGCGCGCTTCGTCGGGCCGGCTGCTCTGGCCGCGGCCGTTGCCGCGCCAGGGTTCGCCCGGGGCGTTCGAATAGTTGCGATCGCCGCGATCGCCACGTGCGGGGCCATCGGCATCGCCGCGGCCGGCGCGCGGCTGCGGCGGCGTGTGGTCGCGCGCGGCGATGGCTGCCTGGCTCATGCGCACATCGGGTGCCCGCTGCACATCGCGCCCGGGCCGCCGTTCATTGCCACCGCGCCAGGCTGGGCCGGCGCCGGGCACAACCCCGCCCTCACGCGCGAAGCGGCGGGCCAGGTCGTCCGTGGCGGGCCG
Protein-coding regions in this window:
- a CDS encoding branched-chain amino acid ABC transporter permease, which translates into the protein MKALQGKTGWTLLLALAIAFPLITPNSYYLTVMTLAFIYAIATLGLNLITGYTGQLNLAHGGFMAIGAYTLGILTVDHQVPFWLAFVLAGAICMVLGYVIGVVSLRLKGHYFSIFTMCVGYIIYLLIEKWESLTHGTVGLIGIPVPAAIGPLSFDSVQAQYYLVLFFLAVGTFLMHRIVTSLLGRSFMAVRNSDALAEALGINLMRTKVLSFVLSVGYAGFAGALYAGQVRFLGPDIARTDLTFDMVMSMLVGGIGTIFGPLLGAVLVPWITQSLQFMQDYRMLVFGPVLILLIIFVPDGIVGSWLKKQARKAAAARRGKPAQNASAPAVSTTRAGADHA
- a CDS encoding ABC transporter ATP-binding protein — protein: MLQLERVSLSYGSFRALDNITLHARAGELVVLLGANGAGKSSIFLAMSAIHRISGGSMRFDGRELSGMKPSQIVQAGLVHCPEGRKLFPAMSVEKNLVLGAYVHRRDGAGIRKTLEEVYELFPILRQKKDDAAGSLSGGQQQMVALGRALMSRPRALLLDEPSLGLAPLVVKQMFEIIQRINRAGTTVLLAEQNAYAALGIAHRAYVIESGRIVMEGDRDTLLKDEGIRKAYIGG
- a CDS encoding ABC transporter substrate-binding protein, coding for MQSKIMRRIFPLAATAVAAMLASGTALAQEVVKIGYTGPLSGGAALYGKNVLSGVQMAVDEINASGLEVKGKKVKLEVVALDDKYSPAEAAINGRRLVQQHKTPAVFVPHSGGIFALQAFNEQEKFLVMAYSSVPRITDAGNKLTIRIPPAYTGYIEPFVKAQMKRYGKNVALAPADHDYAKAWVQAFVPAWESAGGKVVANNPMSYTKATDFYSGVSRAMSEKPDVMFVGGPSEPTALVVKQARELGFKGGFIVMDQAKMDEMAKVTNGLGMLEGSIGVLPLVNDSRPAAQNFNARYKKLHDGRDATTEMSLNYTMVYALAGAMKLAGTTSDAAAIRAKMPDAVKGLAKEVNPNEVDGIDAKGGSMADTIVGWVQNGKISQVRLSELAK
- a CDS encoding ABC transporter ATP-binding protein, whose protein sequence is MLEIRNLTKKFGGLTAVHDVSVTFEQGHINAIIGPNGAGKTTFFNLVAGTHAPSSGQILFKGQDVAGLRADQIARLGVARTFQATALFDRATVLDNLIVGHRLRTHSGLRDVLFNTRRLREEERLCRDKAEAALDFVGLSHLAHEVAADITQEARKRVAFALGLATDPELLLLDEPAGGVNPEETVGLAELIRKMVRHGKTVCLIEHKMDMIMRLADKIMVLNYGEKIAEGTPAQIQQDPHVIEAYLGADHVAA